A part of Magnetospirillum sp. ME-1 genomic DNA contains:
- the nirD gene encoding nitrite reductase small subunit NirD — protein sequence MQDWIKIGRVEDIPRLGARTVQTPKGDIAVFRTRDDEIFALHNRCPHKGGPLSEGIVSGRVVVCPLHSWTIDLETGEATAPDEGCTRPVDSRVADGQVWLKLEIAKKVAHG from the coding sequence ATGCAGGACTGGATCAAGATCGGACGTGTGGAAGACATCCCCCGCCTGGGGGCCCGCACCGTCCAGACGCCCAAGGGCGACATCGCGGTGTTCCGCACCCGGGACGACGAGATCTTCGCCCTTCACAACCGCTGCCCCCACAAGGGCGGCCCGTTGAGCGAAGGCATCGTCAGCGGTCGTGTGGTGGTCTGCCCGCTGCATTCCTGGACCATCGACCTGGAAACCGGCGAGGCCACCGCCCCCGACGAGGGCTGCACCCGCCCGGTGGACTCCAGGGTGGCCGACGGCCAGGTCTGGCTGAAGCTCGAAATCGCGAAAAAGGTGGCCCATGGCTGA
- a CDS encoding nitrate reductase, with the protein MADMPEIVRTTCPYCGVGCGVIAARLDDSAEWVVKGDPEHPANLGRLCVKGSALAETIGLDGRLLHPMIGADRVAWKPALDLVAEKFSAAIREHGPDSVAFYVSGQLLTEDYYAANKLMKGFIGSANIDTNSRLCMSSTVAGHVRAFGSDTVPGCYEDLDLADLVVLVGSNAAWCHPVIFQRILAAKTRRPDMRIVVVDPRRTATAECADLHLAIRPGSDAILFNALLAHLKGEETELDVGVPVEQIVQFFSWFADTEKTVTLWSQGINQSSSGTDKVDAIINCHLYTGRIGRPGMGPFSLTGQPNAMGGREVGGLANMLAAHMGFDEANVDRVGRFWNAARMATRPGLKAVDLFRAVSEGRIKALWVMATNPAVSLPEADLVRAAMQACPFVVVSECEADTDSTRLAHVRLPALAWGEKEGTVTNSERRISRQRPFLPAPGEARGDWWIIAQVARRMGFADSFAWADTGAIFDEFCRLTAFENNGARDLDLSGLVGADYESIEPIQWPVKTPGKGTARLFADGRFYHPDGKARMLGITPRPPARATDEAFPLILNTGRMRDQWHTMTRTGRSPRLAAHAPEPVLLVNPRDAVRFGLADGGLSRVSGARASVVLRVAHDSGQRLGEVFAPIHWNDRTASGAVVGSLIDAATDPHSGQPELKQAPVMVEPLAAAWHGVLLSRNSVELPRSFYWAKAAGQAHSIWRLAGEGGEDWPATARQWLGEDGEWIEFLDPNRGHYRGARLVDGRLDAVLFVFPWATDFSPDWVAAAFGRAAIAGDERATLVAGAPPGGDRGRDKTVCACFNVGLAAIRASIRDHSLSSVAEIGAMLKAGTNCGSCIPELRAILAEAAPKVA; encoded by the coding sequence ATGGCTGACATGCCCGAGATCGTCCGCACCACCTGTCCCTATTGCGGCGTCGGCTGCGGCGTCATCGCCGCGCGCTTGGACGATTCCGCCGAATGGGTGGTCAAGGGCGATCCCGAGCATCCCGCCAATCTGGGCCGCCTGTGCGTCAAGGGCTCGGCCCTGGCCGAGACCATCGGCCTGGACGGTCGCCTGCTCCATCCCATGATCGGGGCGGACCGGGTGGCCTGGAAGCCCGCTCTCGATCTGGTGGCGGAGAAATTCTCCGCCGCCATCAGGGAACACGGCCCGGATTCCGTGGCCTTCTACGTCTCGGGCCAGTTGCTGACCGAGGATTACTACGCCGCCAACAAGCTGATGAAGGGCTTCATCGGCTCGGCCAACATCGACACCAATTCCCGCCTGTGCATGTCGTCCACCGTGGCCGGCCATGTGCGCGCCTTCGGATCCGACACCGTGCCCGGCTGCTACGAGGATCTGGACCTGGCCGATCTGGTGGTGCTGGTGGGCTCCAACGCCGCCTGGTGCCACCCCGTCATCTTCCAGCGCATCCTGGCCGCCAAGACCCGGCGGCCCGACATGCGCATCGTGGTGGTCGATCCGCGCCGCACCGCCACCGCCGAATGCGCCGATCTGCATCTGGCCATCCGCCCGGGCTCGGACGCCATTCTGTTCAATGCGCTGCTCGCCCACCTGAAGGGCGAGGAGACCGAACTGGACGTGGGCGTGCCCGTCGAGCAGATCGTCCAGTTCTTCTCGTGGTTCGCCGACACCGAGAAGACCGTCACCCTCTGGTCCCAGGGCATCAACCAGTCGTCGTCGGGCACCGACAAGGTTGACGCCATCATCAACTGCCACCTTTACACCGGGCGCATCGGCCGGCCCGGCATGGGGCCGTTCTCGCTCACCGGCCAGCCCAACGCCATGGGCGGGCGTGAGGTGGGAGGGCTGGCCAACATGCTGGCCGCCCATATGGGCTTCGACGAGGCCAACGTGGATCGGGTCGGCCGTTTCTGGAACGCGGCGCGCATGGCCACCCGGCCGGGCCTGAAGGCGGTGGATTTGTTCCGCGCCGTGTCCGAGGGCAGGATCAAGGCCCTGTGGGTGATGGCCACCAATCCGGCGGTGAGCCTGCCCGAGGCGGACCTTGTGCGCGCTGCCATGCAGGCCTGCCCCTTCGTGGTGGTCTCGGAATGCGAGGCCGACACCGATTCCACCCGGCTGGCCCATGTGCGCCTGCCAGCGCTGGCCTGGGGCGAGAAGGAAGGCACCGTCACCAATTCCGAGCGCCGCATCTCGCGCCAGCGTCCCTTCCTGCCCGCGCCGGGCGAGGCGCGGGGCGATTGGTGGATCATCGCCCAGGTGGCGCGGCGCATGGGCTTTGCCGATTCCTTCGCCTGGGCCGACACGGGCGCCATCTTCGACGAGTTCTGCCGCCTCACCGCCTTCGAGAACAACGGCGCCCGCGACCTGGACCTGTCGGGTCTGGTGGGGGCCGATTACGAGAGTATCGAGCCCATCCAGTGGCCGGTGAAGACCCCCGGCAAGGGCACGGCGCGCCTGTTCGCCGATGGCCGCTTCTACCACCCCGACGGCAAGGCCCGGATGCTCGGCATCACGCCGCGCCCGCCGGCGCGGGCCACAGACGAGGCCTTTCCCCTGATCCTCAATACGGGGCGCATGCGCGACCAGTGGCACACCATGACGCGGACGGGGCGCTCGCCCCGGCTGGCCGCCCACGCGCCCGAGCCGGTGCTGCTGGTCAATCCCAGGGACGCCGTCCGCTTCGGCCTCGCCGATGGCGGGCTGTCCAGGGTCTCGGGGGCGCGAGCCAGCGTGGTCCTGCGCGTCGCCCACGACAGCGGCCAGCGCTTGGGCGAAGTCTTCGCCCCCATCCACTGGAACGACCGCACCGCGTCGGGTGCGGTGGTGGGCAGCCTGATCGACGCCGCCACCGACCCCCATTCGGGCCAGCCGGAGCTGAAGCAGGCCCCGGTGATGGTCGAGCCCCTGGCCGCCGCCTGGCACGGGGTGCTGCTGTCGCGCAATTCCGTAGAGCTGCCCCGCTCGTTCTACTGGGCCAAGGCGGCGGGCCAGGCCCATTCCATCTGGCGGCTGGCCGGCGAAGGCGGCGAGGACTGGCCCGCCACCGCCAGGCAATGGCTGGGCGAGGATGGGGAATGGATCGAGTTCCTCGACCCCAATCGCGGTCATTACCGTGGTGCGCGACTGGTGGATGGCCGCCTGGATGCGGTGCTGTTCGTCTTTCCCTGGGCCACCGATTTCTCACCCGACTGGGTGGCCGCCGCCTTCGGCCGCGCCGCCATTGCCGGCGATGAACGGGCCACCCTGGTGGCCGGCGCGCCGCCCGGCGGCGACCGCGGCCGCGACAAGACGGTCTGCGCCTGCTTCAACGTCGGCCTGGCGGCCATCCGGGCTTCCATCCGCGACCACAGCCTGTCCAGCGTCGCGGAAATCGGCGCCATGCTGAAGGCCGGTACCAATTGCGGCTCGTGCATCCCGGAATTGCGGGCCATCCTGGCCGAGGCGGCGCCCAAGGTGGCTTAG
- a CDS encoding ArnT family glycosyltransferase, with product MIIRAKDSALLAGAVILAALAHLWLAGGTLLSGDEAYYWLWSRDLQLSYYDHPAMMAWWMAATTALFGESEAAIRLPAVLAVAGVTVLVFDIARLAFSDIRAGWWAVVLLNATILFAAAGVIVTPDSPLLVFWSLSLWAMLRLLDEGRVRWLYVLGLSLGLGFTSKYTMVLIAPGILAVFALFPDARRWWKSPHFWAAIILALACTLPVLVWNAQHDWVSIKKQLSHSFDVPVSSPLKSLSTFLGTQLGTVTPLIFAFMLWGMGWALWAGWRQGRPGWFLLGATSAPLLAFFIRHSLGGLVQPHWPGPAYLGAAIATSGAWVTLGPNWRKSLRWAWIAAVALGGLMVAATYVQMATARLPIPVKSDPMSRLGGWDALTRAVQGELAKRPDSFVFASKHEVAGLLTYYLPGHPIVFLTGSAGFPRIPSYDAQDAATLAGRDGLYVIKDSFYALQDISRSFRSLTLLTTVERAWGGKVVDRYEIWLAEGYTSGTFENK from the coding sequence ATGATTATTCGAGCGAAAGACAGCGCGTTGCTGGCCGGAGCGGTGATCCTGGCCGCCCTGGCGCATCTGTGGCTGGCCGGCGGCACCCTGCTGTCGGGGGACGAGGCCTATTACTGGCTGTGGTCGCGGGACCTGCAATTGTCCTATTACGACCATCCCGCCATGATGGCCTGGTGGATGGCCGCGACCACCGCCCTGTTCGGCGAATCGGAAGCCGCCATCCGCCTGCCCGCCGTATTGGCCGTGGCGGGCGTCACCGTGCTGGTCTTCGACATCGCCCGCCTGGCCTTTTCCGACATCCGCGCCGGCTGGTGGGCGGTCGTCCTGCTCAACGCCACCATCCTGTTCGCCGCCGCCGGGGTGATCGTCACCCCGGATTCGCCGCTGCTGGTGTTCTGGTCCCTGTCGCTGTGGGCCATGCTGCGCCTGCTGGACGAGGGGAGGGTGCGCTGGCTGTACGTGCTGGGGCTCTCGCTCGGCCTGGGCTTCACCTCCAAATACACCATGGTGCTGATCGCTCCGGGCATCCTGGCGGTCTTCGCCCTGTTCCCCGATGCCAGGCGCTGGTGGAAGAGCCCGCATTTCTGGGCGGCCATCATCCTGGCGCTGGCCTGCACCTTGCCGGTGCTGGTGTGGAACGCCCAGCACGACTGGGTGTCCATCAAGAAGCAGCTGTCCCATTCCTTCGATGTGCCGGTCAGTTCGCCACTGAAAAGCCTCTCCACGTTCCTCGGGACCCAACTGGGCACGGTGACGCCGCTGATCTTCGCCTTCATGCTGTGGGGCATGGGCTGGGCCCTGTGGGCCGGCTGGCGGCAGGGGCGGCCCGGCTGGTTCCTGCTGGGCGCCACCTCGGCGCCGCTGCTGGCCTTCTTCATCAGGCACAGCCTGGGCGGACTGGTGCAGCCCCATTGGCCCGGCCCCGCCTATCTGGGCGCCGCCATCGCCACCTCGGGCGCCTGGGTCACGCTGGGGCCCAACTGGCGCAAGAGCCTGCGCTGGGCCTGGATCGCGGCGGTGGCCCTGGGCGGCCTGATGGTTGCGGCCACCTACGTCCAGATGGCCACGGCGCGGCTGCCCATTCCCGTCAAATCCGACCCCATGAGCCGCCTGGGCGGCTGGGACGCCCTGACCCGGGCGGTCCAGGGCGAGTTGGCCAAGCGCCCCGATTCCTTCGTCTTCGCCAGCAAGCACGAAGTGGCCGGGCTGCTGACCTATTACCTGCCCGGGCACCCCATCGTCTTCCTGACCGGTTCGGCTGGCTTTCCGCGAATTCCTTCGTATGATGCGCAAGACGCCGCCACCCTGGCCGGGCGTGACGGGCTGTACGTGATCAAGGACAGCTTCTACGCGCTTCAGGATATAAGCCGGTCCTTCCGCAGCCTGACGCTGCTGACTACGGTGGAGAGGGCCTGGGGGGGCAAAGTGGTCGATCGGTATGAAATCTGGCTGGCCGAGGGCTATACCTCGGGCACCTTCGAGAACAAGTGA